The proteins below are encoded in one region of Brassica napus cultivar Da-Ae chromosome A6, Da-Ae, whole genome shotgun sequence:
- the LOC106348429 gene encoding uncharacterized protein LOC106348429: MEVFGKSPMVISANVIYLSAILGRDTDESHKCDWKCENENVCGNMYRCKLTGLTHVCDYNCNQRILYDNHTSLCRASGRVFPLSPAEEQAVRGVRRKLDSNSESVASSEGCSFKRRRRDVQLHASPFERSFTAVSPICSPAGDGMELS, translated from the coding sequence ATGGAGGTATTTGGAAAATCTCCCATGGTCATCTCTGCGAATGTTATTTACTTGTCTGCGATTCTAGGTCGCGATACCGACGAGTCTCACAAATGTGACTGGAAATGCGAGAACGAAAACGTTTGCGGGAACATGTACCGCTGCAAACTAACAGGACTGACTCACGTCTGCGACTACAACTGTAACCAGCGTATTCTCTACGATAACCACACCTCTCTCTGCCGAGCCAGCGGCAGAGTTTTCCCTCTCTCGCCTGCTGAGGAGCAGGCGGTTAGAGGTGTGAGGAGGAAGCTTGATAGCAACAGCGAGAGCGTTGCTTCTTCTGAGGGTTGTTCGTTTAAGCGTCGTCGTCGTGATGTCCAGCTCCATGCTTCTCCTTTTGAGAGGTCTTTCACTGCTGTGAGTCCGATATGTAGCCCGGCTGGAGACGGGATGGAGTTGAGTTAG
- the LOC106348426 gene encoding pathogenesis-related thaumatin-like protein 3.5 gives MGRSPMVPMAVLVYVSLLFSVSYSSTFVITNNCPFTIWPGTLSGSGTQPLPTTGFRLDVGQSVKIPSVLGWSGRIWARTGCNFDANGAGKCITGDCGGKLECAGNGAAPPTSLFEITLGHGSGDKDFYDVSLVDGYNLPIVAIPTGGGLVGACNATGCVADINISCPKELQVMGEGEKERGGVVACKSACEAFGLDQYCCSGQFANPNTCRPSSYSTVFKRACPRAYSYAFDDGSSTFTCKASEYAIIFCPGRVKRPSSQNSDPPSQPQNPYGQPMAPPTQNPSMAPPTQNPYGQPMTPPTQNPYGQPMAPPTQNQNPPGPNQNPMTPPPQKQNGNGQFMMPPPTVNQAPNDQFMNSPMEDESQRAETGRVAKSQSSSDILRPYPVLLLLGLSLIALGQSCTT, from the exons ATGGGAAGATCACCAATGGTTCCCATGGCTGTTCTTGTTTATGTTTCTCTACTGTTCTCTGTTTCTTATTCCTCCACGTTCGTCATCACGAATAACTGTCCCTTTACTATTTGGCCTGGTACTCTTTCAGGCTCTGGCACCCAACCACTACCCACCACGGGGTTCAGGCTTGACGTGGGACAGTCTGTTAAGATTCCCTCGGTTCTAGGCTGGTCAGGTCGGATATGGGCTAGAACCGGCTGCAACTTTGATGCTAACGGCGCGGGAAAATGTATAACCGGAGACTGCGGTGGGAAACTGGAGTGTGCTGGTAATGGTGCTGCTCCTCCCACATCACTCTTCGAGATTACGCTCGGTCACGGTTCTGGCGACAAAGATTTCTACGATGTCAGTCTCGTTGATGGGTATAACCTCCCCATAGTTGCTATCCCAACAGGCGGTGGACTGGTTGGAGCTTGTAATGCTACAGGATGTGTTGCTGATATCAACATTAGCTGTCCAAAGGAGCTTCAAGTGATGGGAgagggagagaaagaaagaggagGAGTTGTCGCTTGCAAGAGCGCTTGTGAGGCCTTTGGATTAGACCAGTACTGCTGCAGCGGTCAGTTTGCTAACCCAAACACATGCCGGCCGTCTTCATACTCTACCGTCTTCAAGAGAGCTTGTCCTAGAGCTTATAGCTATGCCTTTGATGATGGAAGCAGTACTTTCACTTGCAAGGCTTCTGAATATGCCATTATCTTCTGCCCTGGCAG GGTAAAAAGACCAAGCAGCCAAAACTCGGATCCCCCTAGCCAGCCTCAGAATCCATACGGACAACCTATGGCTCCTCCGACTCAGAATCCCTCTATGGCTCCTCCAACTCAGAATCCATACGGTCAACCTATGACTCCACCAACTCAGAATCCATACGGTCAACCTATGGCTCCACCAACTCAGAATCAGAACCCGCCTGGACCAAACCAGAATCCGATGACTCCACCACCTCAGAAACAGAATGGGAATGGGCAGTTTATGATGCCTCCTCCCACTGTAAACCAAGCTCCAAATGACCAGTTTATGAATTCGCCAATGGAGGATGAGAGTCAAAGAGCTGAAACTGGGAGGGTTGCCAAGAGTCAATCCTCGTCTGACATTCTTCGACCTTACCCTGTCTTGTTGCTTCTTGGCCTCAGTCTAATTGCTTTGGGACAATCGTGCACGACATGA